The proteins below come from a single Carassius carassius chromosome 11, fCarCar2.1, whole genome shotgun sequence genomic window:
- the LOC132152746 gene encoding POU domain, class 3, transcription factor 3-A isoform X1, producing the protein MATAASNPYLASNSILSSASIVHSESGGGGMQPGNGAVTSVSGGYRGDPVVKMVQSDFMQGAMTASNGGHMLSHAHQWVTSLPHAAAAAAAAAAAAAAAAEAGSPWSSSPVGMAGSPQQQDVKNSSNRDDLHSGTTLHHRPSHLGAHQSHQSAWGGTTASHIPTITGGQQQAQQSLIYSQPGGFTVNGMLNPPGSLVHPGLMRGDSPEMDHHHHHHHHQQQHPHHHHHQQHHAGVNSHDSHSDEDTPTSDDLEQFAKQFKQRRIKLGFTQADVGLALGTLYGNVFSQTTICRFEALQLSFKNMCKLKPLLNKWLEEADSTTGSPTSIDKIAAQGRKRKKRTSIEVGVKGALESHFLKCPKPSAQEISSLADNLQLEKEVVRVWFCNRRQKEKRMTPPGVPQTPEDVYSHAGNGSFVVDYLKGASLKDEPDSNHNVTSASSYGQEILVH; encoded by the exons ATGGCCACAGCGGCTTCCAATCCTTACCTGGCCAGCAATAGCATTCTCTCATCAGCCTCGATCGTGCACTCGGAGTCCGGAGGTGGTGGCATGCAGCCGGGAAACGGTGCCGTAACATCGGTGTCGGGAGGTTACAGAGGAGACCCCGTGGTCAAGATGGTGCAGAGCGACTTCATGCAAGGAGCCATGACGGCCAGTAACGGGGGGCACATGCTGAGCCATGCCCATCAGTGGGTTACTTCACTCCCACATGCGGCCGCCGCAGCCGCCGCCGCCGCCGCCGCAGCCGCTGCAGCAGCAGAAGCCGGCTCCCCTTGGTCCTCCAGCCCAGTTGGCATGGCCGGGAGCCCACAGCAACAAGACGTGAAGAACAGTTCAAACAGAGATGATTTACACTCGGGCACCACGTTGCATCACAGACCCTCGCATTTAGGGGCTCACCAGTCGCACCAAAGCGCATGGGGTGGCACCACAGCCTCCCACATCCCCACCATCACCGGAGGACAGCAGCAGGCCCAGCAGTCTCTCATTTATTCCCAGCCGGGAGGTTTCACAGTCAACGGGATGTTGAACCCTCCCGGTAGTTTAGTCCACCCGGGGCTGATGCGAGGAGACTCTCCAGAAATGGAtcaccatcatcaccaccaccatcatcaacAGCAGCACCCTCACCACCACCATCACCAGCAGCACCACGCGGGAGTCAACAGCCACGACTCGCACTCAGACGAGGACACGCCGACCTCGGACGACCTGGAGCAGTTTGCCAAACAGTTTAAGCAGCGTCGGATCAAACTGGGTTTTACTCAAGCCGACGTCGGGTTAGCGCTCGGAACGCTTTACGGGAATGTTTTCTCGCAGACCACCATCTGCAGGTTCGAGGCTCTCCAGCTGAGCTTTAAAAACATGTGCAAACTCAAGCCGCTGCTGAACAAGTGGCTGGAGGAGGCCGACTCGACCACGGGCAGTCCCACCAGCATCGACAAAATAGCAGCTCAAGGCAGGAAACGAAAGAAGCGCACCTCCATCGAGGTGGGCGTGAAGGGAGCCTTGGAAAGCCATTTTTTGAAATGCCCCAAACCGTCAGCGCAGGAGATATCCTCTCTGGCGGACAACCTCCAGCTGGAAAAGGAGGTGGTTCGGGTCTGGTTCTGCAACCGAAGGCAGAAGGAGAAGAGGATGACGCCACCCGGGGTCCCTCAGACGCCCGAGGACGTGTACAGCCATGCCGGCAAC GGGAGTTTTGTGGTAGATTACTTAAAAGGTGCAAGTTTGAAAGATGAACCGGACAGCAACCACAACGTGACATCTGCGAGCTCCTATGGCCAGGAGATTCTGGTGCACTGA
- the LOC132152746 gene encoding POU domain, class 3, transcription factor 3-A isoform X2, protein MATAASNPYLASNSILSSASIVHSESGGGGMQPGNGAVTSVSGGYRGDPVVKMVQSDFMQGAMTASNGGHMLSHAHQWVTSLPHAAAAAAAAAAAAAAAAEAGSPWSSSPVGMAGSPQQQDVKNSSNRDDLHSGTTLHHRPSHLGAHQSHQSAWGGTTASHIPTITGGQQQAQQSLIYSQPGGFTVNGMLNPPGSLVHPGLMRGDSPEMDHHHHHHHHQQQHPHHHHHQQHHAGVNSHDSHSDEDTPTSDDLEQFAKQFKQRRIKLGFTQADVGLALGTLYGNVFSQTTICRFEALQLSFKNMCKLKPLLNKWLEEADSTTGSPTSIDKIAAQGRKRKKRTSIEVGVKGALESHFLKCPKPSAQEISSLADNLQLEKEVVRVWFCNRRQKEKRMTPPGVPQTPEDVYSHAGNVSADTPPPSMDCKREFCGRLLKRCKFER, encoded by the exons ATGGCCACAGCGGCTTCCAATCCTTACCTGGCCAGCAATAGCATTCTCTCATCAGCCTCGATCGTGCACTCGGAGTCCGGAGGTGGTGGCATGCAGCCGGGAAACGGTGCCGTAACATCGGTGTCGGGAGGTTACAGAGGAGACCCCGTGGTCAAGATGGTGCAGAGCGACTTCATGCAAGGAGCCATGACGGCCAGTAACGGGGGGCACATGCTGAGCCATGCCCATCAGTGGGTTACTTCACTCCCACATGCGGCCGCCGCAGCCGCCGCCGCCGCCGCCGCAGCCGCTGCAGCAGCAGAAGCCGGCTCCCCTTGGTCCTCCAGCCCAGTTGGCATGGCCGGGAGCCCACAGCAACAAGACGTGAAGAACAGTTCAAACAGAGATGATTTACACTCGGGCACCACGTTGCATCACAGACCCTCGCATTTAGGGGCTCACCAGTCGCACCAAAGCGCATGGGGTGGCACCACAGCCTCCCACATCCCCACCATCACCGGAGGACAGCAGCAGGCCCAGCAGTCTCTCATTTATTCCCAGCCGGGAGGTTTCACAGTCAACGGGATGTTGAACCCTCCCGGTAGTTTAGTCCACCCGGGGCTGATGCGAGGAGACTCTCCAGAAATGGAtcaccatcatcaccaccaccatcatcaacAGCAGCACCCTCACCACCACCATCACCAGCAGCACCACGCGGGAGTCAACAGCCACGACTCGCACTCAGACGAGGACACGCCGACCTCGGACGACCTGGAGCAGTTTGCCAAACAGTTTAAGCAGCGTCGGATCAAACTGGGTTTTACTCAAGCCGACGTCGGGTTAGCGCTCGGAACGCTTTACGGGAATGTTTTCTCGCAGACCACCATCTGCAGGTTCGAGGCTCTCCAGCTGAGCTTTAAAAACATGTGCAAACTCAAGCCGCTGCTGAACAAGTGGCTGGAGGAGGCCGACTCGACCACGGGCAGTCCCACCAGCATCGACAAAATAGCAGCTCAAGGCAGGAAACGAAAGAAGCGCACCTCCATCGAGGTGGGCGTGAAGGGAGCCTTGGAAAGCCATTTTTTGAAATGCCCCAAACCGTCAGCGCAGGAGATATCCTCTCTGGCGGACAACCTCCAGCTGGAAAAGGAGGTGGTTCGGGTCTGGTTCTGCAACCGAAGGCAGAAGGAGAAGAGGATGACGCCACCCGGGGTCCCTCAGACGCCCGAGGACGTGTACAGCCATGCCGGCAACGTGAGTGCAGACACACCGCCTCCGTCCATGGACTGCAAAC GGGAGTTTTGTGGTAGATTACTTAAAAGGTGCAAGTTTGAAAGATGA